In the Takifugu flavidus isolate HTHZ2018 chromosome 11, ASM371156v2, whole genome shotgun sequence genome, one interval contains:
- the sirt1 gene encoding NAD-dependent protein deacetylase sirtuin-1 isoform X1, with the protein MADGENSLGMAFTGASDMDEPVAKRAKMSPLNHYGFLATKADQFPCVAGATESWETAVNCAHPAGKEAKPAMAVEQAPVALGGDNNGLGMLVSEPHKTVMKREDSDELGAIEESAAFLEHGDLSCNGLAVTPEHIHEDDDRSSHASSSDWTPQPQIGSYSFIQQHIRETDPRAILRDLLPDTVLPPDLDDMTLWQIIINISEPPKRKKRKDVNTLEDVVKLLKESKRILVLTGAGVSVSCGIPDFRSRDGIYARLAVDFPDLPDPQAMFDIEYFRRDPRPFFKFAKEIYPGQFQPSLCHKFISMLDKQGKLLRNYTQNIDTLEQVAGVQRIIQCHGSFATASCLVCKHKVDCEVIREDIFNQVVPHCSRCLDIPLAIMKPDIVFFGENLPEMFHRAMKQDKDEVDLLIVIGSSLKVRPVALIPNSIPHDVPQVLINREQLPHLNFDVELLGDCDVIVNELCHQLGVEYEQLCSNTLRLNEITEKPPRLPEQSPNEALSAPKDAAHVEQKQHSIDSVTKSSQEEETPNVPETATKITTPPQPCPNAQRPSEETTKPAEGSTEASPTEEPTEVKNHTSNLHRRYWMSRISRSPVSKRLETGQYLFQAPNQYIFHGAEVYSDSEDDTSSSRSSDSDESESSADGVEDDSDPEEAAALPEDAETTLRDTIPSDATSGVQTDSTSEKTESTMHL; encoded by the exons ATGGCGGATGGAGAGAACAGTCTCGGAATGGCTTTCACTGGCGCCTCCGATATGGACGAGCCTGTTGCAAAAAGGGCCAAAATGAGTCCGCTGAACCATTACGGATTTCTAGCCACCAAAGCAGACCAGTTTCCATGCGTCGCCGGTGCTACTGAGAGCTGGGAGACGGCGGTGAATTGTGCGCACCCAGCGGGGAAGGAAGCGAAGCCGGCGATGGCGGTAGAACAGGCCCCAGTAGCGCTAGGCGGAGACAACAATGGACTGGGAATGCTGGTCTCTGAGCCACACAAAACAGTTATGAAACGAGAAGACAGCGATGAACTTGGGGCGATTGAGGAGAGTGCTG CTTTTCTGGAGCATGGAGATCTGTCTTGTAACGGCCTGGCCGTCACACCGGAGCACATCCATGAAGACGATGACAGATCCTCACATGCGAGCTCCAGTGACTGGACCCCTCAACCCCAGATAG GTTCCTACAGTTTCAtccagcagcacatcagagagACCGATCCCAGGGCGATTCTGAGGGACTTGCTCCCCGACACCGTGCTCCCACCGGATTTAGACGACATGACCCTGTGGCAGATCATCATCAATATCTCAGAACCTCCGAAAAGGAAGAAACGAAAAGATGTCAACACTTTAGAAGATGTAGTCAAGCTGCTAAAGGAAAGCAAGAGGATCCTTGTCCTGACTGGTGCTGGG GTGTCTGTTTCTTGTGGCATCCCGGATTTTCGTTCTAGAGATGGAATTTATGCACGCCTTGCTGTAGATTTCCCTGATCTTCCAGACCCTCAAGCCATGTTTGACATCGAATACTTCAGAAGGGACCCAAGACCATTCTTCAAGTTCGCCAAG GAAATCTACCCTGGTCAGTTCCAACCTTCGCTCTGTCATAAATTCATATCCATGCTGGATAAGCAAGGGAAGCTGCTGCGGAATTACACCCAAAACATCGACACATTAGAACAAGTAGCTGGAGTTCAGCGGATTATCCAGTGTCACG gTTCATTTGCAACTGCGTCCTGTCTTGTCTGTAAACACAAAGTAGATTGTGAGGTCATAAGAGAAGACATCTTTAACCAG GTTGTCCCTCATTGTTCGCGCTGTCTGGATATTCCTCTGGCAATCATGAAGCCTGATATTGTCTTCTTTGGAGAAAATCTTCCAGAAATGTTCCACAGGGCCATGAAGCAGGATAAAGACGAGGTGGACCTCTTGATTGTCATCGGTTCTTCACTTAAAGTTCGGCCGGTTGCCCTCATCCCAA ACTCCATTCCTCACGACGTGCCTCAGGTCCTGATAAATAGGGAGCAACTTCCTCACCTCAACTTCGATGTGGAACTACTCGGAGACTGCGACGTCATTGTCAACGAGCTCTGTCATCAGTTGGGCGTGGAATACGAGCAGCTTTGCTCCAACACTCTAAGACTCAATGAGATCACAGAGAAACCTCCTCGGTTACCAGAACAGTCACCTAATGAGGCCTTGTCTGCTCCCAAGGATGCAGCTCAtgtggagcagaagcagcacagcATAGACTCAGTAACCAAGTCTTCACAGGAGGAAGAAACCCCCAATGTCCCTGAGACCGCCACTAAGATTACTACGCCTCCGCAGCCTTGCCCAAATGCTCAGCGTCCAAGTGAAGAGACGACCAAGCCAGCAGAGGGAAGCACAGAGGCTTCACCAACAGAAGAGCCCACTGAAGTGAAGAACCACACCTCTAACCTTCACAGACGATACTGGATGAGTCGGATCAGCAGAAGTCCAGTCAGCAAACGGCTTGAAA CAGGTCAGTACCTGTTTCAGGCACCAAATCAGTACATCTTCCACGGGGCTGAGGTGTACTCCGACTCTGAAGATGACACGTCCAGCTCCAGGAGCAGCGACAGCGATGAGTCCGAGAGCAGCGCAGATGGCGTGGAGGACGACAGCGACCCAGAGGAGGCGGCAGCACTACCGGAGGACGCAGAGACGACCCTCAGAGACACAATACCCAGTGATGCCACGTCCGGTGTGCAGACAGACAGTAcatcagagaaaacagagagcaCCATGCATCTTTAA
- the sirt1 gene encoding NAD-dependent protein deacetylase sirtuin-1 isoform X2, translating into MADGENSLGMAFTGASDMDEPVAKRAKMSPLNHYGFLATKADQFPCVAGATESWETAVNCAHPAGKEAKPAMAVEQAPVALGGDNNGLGMLVSEPHKTVMKREDSDELGAIEESAAFLEHGDLSCNGLAVTPEHIHEDDDRSSHASSSDWTPQPQIGSYSFIQQHIRETDPRAILRDLLPDTVLPPDLDDMTLWQIIINISEPPKRKKRKDVNTLEDVVKLLKESKRILVLTGAGVSVSCGIPDFRSRDGIYARLAVDFPDLPDPQAMFDIEYFRRDPRPFFKFAKEIYPGQFQPSLCHKFISMLDKQGKLLRNYTQNIDTLEQVAGVQRIIQCHGSFATASCLVCKHKVDCEVIREDIFNQVVPHCSRCLDIPLAIMKPDIVFFGENLPEMFHRAMKQDKDEVDLLIVIGSSLKVRPVALIPNSIPHDVPQVLINREQLPHLNFDVELLGDCDVIVNELCHQLGVEYEQLCSNTLRLNEITEKPPRLPEQSPNEALSAPKDAAHVEQKQHSIDSVTKSSQEEETPNVPETATKITTPPQPCPNAQRPSEETTKPAEGSTEASPTEEPTEVKNHTSNLHRRYWMSRISRSPVSKRLESQYLFQAPNQYIFHGAEVYSDSEDDTSSSRSSDSDESESSADGVEDDSDPEEAAALPEDAETTLRDTIPSDATSGVQTDSTSEKTESTMHL; encoded by the exons ATGGCGGATGGAGAGAACAGTCTCGGAATGGCTTTCACTGGCGCCTCCGATATGGACGAGCCTGTTGCAAAAAGGGCCAAAATGAGTCCGCTGAACCATTACGGATTTCTAGCCACCAAAGCAGACCAGTTTCCATGCGTCGCCGGTGCTACTGAGAGCTGGGAGACGGCGGTGAATTGTGCGCACCCAGCGGGGAAGGAAGCGAAGCCGGCGATGGCGGTAGAACAGGCCCCAGTAGCGCTAGGCGGAGACAACAATGGACTGGGAATGCTGGTCTCTGAGCCACACAAAACAGTTATGAAACGAGAAGACAGCGATGAACTTGGGGCGATTGAGGAGAGTGCTG CTTTTCTGGAGCATGGAGATCTGTCTTGTAACGGCCTGGCCGTCACACCGGAGCACATCCATGAAGACGATGACAGATCCTCACATGCGAGCTCCAGTGACTGGACCCCTCAACCCCAGATAG GTTCCTACAGTTTCAtccagcagcacatcagagagACCGATCCCAGGGCGATTCTGAGGGACTTGCTCCCCGACACCGTGCTCCCACCGGATTTAGACGACATGACCCTGTGGCAGATCATCATCAATATCTCAGAACCTCCGAAAAGGAAGAAACGAAAAGATGTCAACACTTTAGAAGATGTAGTCAAGCTGCTAAAGGAAAGCAAGAGGATCCTTGTCCTGACTGGTGCTGGG GTGTCTGTTTCTTGTGGCATCCCGGATTTTCGTTCTAGAGATGGAATTTATGCACGCCTTGCTGTAGATTTCCCTGATCTTCCAGACCCTCAAGCCATGTTTGACATCGAATACTTCAGAAGGGACCCAAGACCATTCTTCAAGTTCGCCAAG GAAATCTACCCTGGTCAGTTCCAACCTTCGCTCTGTCATAAATTCATATCCATGCTGGATAAGCAAGGGAAGCTGCTGCGGAATTACACCCAAAACATCGACACATTAGAACAAGTAGCTGGAGTTCAGCGGATTATCCAGTGTCACG gTTCATTTGCAACTGCGTCCTGTCTTGTCTGTAAACACAAAGTAGATTGTGAGGTCATAAGAGAAGACATCTTTAACCAG GTTGTCCCTCATTGTTCGCGCTGTCTGGATATTCCTCTGGCAATCATGAAGCCTGATATTGTCTTCTTTGGAGAAAATCTTCCAGAAATGTTCCACAGGGCCATGAAGCAGGATAAAGACGAGGTGGACCTCTTGATTGTCATCGGTTCTTCACTTAAAGTTCGGCCGGTTGCCCTCATCCCAA ACTCCATTCCTCACGACGTGCCTCAGGTCCTGATAAATAGGGAGCAACTTCCTCACCTCAACTTCGATGTGGAACTACTCGGAGACTGCGACGTCATTGTCAACGAGCTCTGTCATCAGTTGGGCGTGGAATACGAGCAGCTTTGCTCCAACACTCTAAGACTCAATGAGATCACAGAGAAACCTCCTCGGTTACCAGAACAGTCACCTAATGAGGCCTTGTCTGCTCCCAAGGATGCAGCTCAtgtggagcagaagcagcacagcATAGACTCAGTAACCAAGTCTTCACAGGAGGAAGAAACCCCCAATGTCCCTGAGACCGCCACTAAGATTACTACGCCTCCGCAGCCTTGCCCAAATGCTCAGCGTCCAAGTGAAGAGACGACCAAGCCAGCAGAGGGAAGCACAGAGGCTTCACCAACAGAAGAGCCCACTGAAGTGAAGAACCACACCTCTAACCTTCACAGACGATACTGGATGAGTCGGATCAGCAGAAGTCCAGTCAGCAAACGGCTTGAAA GTCAGTACCTGTTTCAGGCACCAAATCAGTACATCTTCCACGGGGCTGAGGTGTACTCCGACTCTGAAGATGACACGTCCAGCTCCAGGAGCAGCGACAGCGATGAGTCCGAGAGCAGCGCAGATGGCGTGGAGGACGACAGCGACCCAGAGGAGGCGGCAGCACTACCGGAGGACGCAGAGACGACCCTCAGAGACACAATACCCAGTGATGCCACGTCCGGTGTGCAGACAGACAGTAcatcagagaaaacagagagcaCCATGCATCTTTAA
- the dnajc12 gene encoding dnaJ homolog subfamily C member 12 isoform X1, whose amino-acid sequence MEAVLNCKPEDLVDYYGILGCDELSSTEQILNEYKIRALACHPDKHLDNPTAVADFQKLQEAKDILCNEAKRKNYDLWKRSGVTIPFHDWQALNDSVKTSMHWAVRVKKEPMLEASKVEPAATSQADHLNAGQEAPKVSSHEAASPSSDYCHRRFRWASESPSTLLQRFRNYEI is encoded by the exons ATGGAGGCTGTATTGAACTGCAAACCAGAGGATCTAGTGGATTACTACGGGATTTTAGGATGTGACGAGCTGTCCTCA ACTGAACAGATTCTCAATGAGTACAAGATCCGAGCCCTGGCATGTCACCCAGACAAACACTTAGACAACCCAACAGCAG TGGCAGATTTCCAAAAGCTGCAGGAAGCCAAAGACATTTTGTGCAATGAAGCCAAAAGAAAAAACTATGACCTTTGGAAAAGAAGTGGAGTTACTATTCCATTCCATGACTGGCAAGCTCTGAATGATTCTGTTAAAACT TCAATGCACTGGGCTGTAAGAGTTAAGAAGGAACCCATGCTGGAGGCTTCAAAGGTAGAACCAGCAGCCACATCACAAGCAGACCATCTTAATGCTGGGCAAGAAGCACCAAAAGTCAGTTCACATGAGGCTGCATCTCCTTCAA GTGATTATTGCCACCGTCGCTTCCGTTGGGCTTCTGAATCACCATCCACTCTGCTGCAAAGGTTCAGAAATTATGAAATATAG
- the dnajc12 gene encoding dnaJ homolog subfamily C member 12 isoform X2, protein MINLWTKTEQILNEYKIRALACHPDKHLDNPTAVADFQKLQEAKDILCNEAKRKNYDLWKRSGVTIPFHDWQALNDSVKTSMHWAVRVKKEPMLEASKVEPAATSQADHLNAGQEAPKVSSHEAASPSSDYCHRRFRWASESPSTLLQRFRNYEI, encoded by the exons ATGATTAATTTATGGACGAAG ACTGAACAGATTCTCAATGAGTACAAGATCCGAGCCCTGGCATGTCACCCAGACAAACACTTAGACAACCCAACAGCAG TGGCAGATTTCCAAAAGCTGCAGGAAGCCAAAGACATTTTGTGCAATGAAGCCAAAAGAAAAAACTATGACCTTTGGAAAAGAAGTGGAGTTACTATTCCATTCCATGACTGGCAAGCTCTGAATGATTCTGTTAAAACT TCAATGCACTGGGCTGTAAGAGTTAAGAAGGAACCCATGCTGGAGGCTTCAAAGGTAGAACCAGCAGCCACATCACAAGCAGACCATCTTAATGCTGGGCAAGAAGCACCAAAAGTCAGTTCACATGAGGCTGCATCTCCTTCAA GTGATTATTGCCACCGTCGCTTCCGTTGGGCTTCTGAATCACCATCCACTCTGCTGCAAAGGTTCAGAAATTATGAAATATAG